The Pangasianodon hypophthalmus isolate fPanHyp1 chromosome 13, fPanHyp1.pri, whole genome shotgun sequence genome includes a window with the following:
- the LOC128319922 gene encoding perforin-1-like produces MLQTLLIWAVFANFLPPPTSQTCFKANESQCRHVDFAPGSILAGEGFDITILQRKGAFALDMSSGLQKDKSCTLCKNPYMRGQMQKLPVSVVDWRPSKKCKMKLSSSVYQSSEALVNASTSSIENNWQSDLQLIPPKDQESMLLAGSNSKLAKYSMEKTKEDKFIFTRHAVSCGYYGYSVSSHPLLHPELNNEFESLPETYDESTKHLYYKLIDKFGTHYITKVTLGGEVHSVTSIRECQASLEGLSVDEVKMYLGQVIPGNDLPKWNRDFNLGIVDLTQFSSVNLEVWDKDSDSDDDLLGRSTVKLNSGVEENVCALYYGMLYYKVQVTCNPHLTGPSCLEYNPSPMEAQLEKLYISRNAHLIPRGMMLEMGVLLDECIPRFNQSNIRKAKGLEL; encoded by the exons ATGCTTCAGACACTTCTGATTTGGGCTGTCTTTGCCAATTTTCTCCCTCCTCCAACCAGCCAGACCTGCTTCAAGGCCAATGAGTCTCAGTGTCGCCATGTGGACTTCGCTCCAGGATCCATCCTAGCAGGAGAAGGCTTTGACATCACCATCTTGCAACGGAAAGGGGCCTTCGCCCTCGACATGAGCTCCGGGCTCCAGAAGGACAAGTCCTGCACTCTGTGTAAAAACCCCTACATGAGAGGTCAAATGCAGAAGCTCCCAGTTTCTGTGGTGGATTGGAGACCAAGTAAGAAGTGCAAAATGAAGTTGTCCAGCTCCGTCTACCAGTCCAGTGAGGCCCTGGTCAACGCCAGCACCTCCTCTATTGAGAACAACTGGCAGTCAGACTTGCAATTGATACCTCCAAAAGACCAGGAATCAATGTTACTGGCAGGCAGTAACTCCAAGCTGGCCAAATATTCAATGGAGAAAACCAAAGAAGACAAGTTCATCTTCACCAGGCATGCTGTCTCATGTGGATACTATGG ATACAGCGTTTCGAGTCATCCACTCCTACACCCAGAGCTAAATAATGAATTCGAAAGTCTCCCTGAGACATATGATGAGTCTACAAAGCACCTCTATTACAAGCTTATTGACAAGTTTGGTACTCATTATATCACAAAG GTGACTCTGGGTGGAGAGGTTCACTCTGTGACCAGCATCAGGGAGTGCCAGGCGTCCCTGGAGGGTCTGAGTGTGGACGAGGTGAAGATGTACCTGGGACAGGTGATCCCAGGTAACGACTTGCCAAAATGGAACAGGGATTTCAATCTTGGAATTGTGGACCTTACTCAGTTCAGCAGTGTGAATCTGGAGGTGTGGGATAAAGACAGCGATTCAGATGATGACCTTCTTGGGAGGAGCACTGTTAAATTGAATTCTGGAGTTGAGGAAAATGTCTGTGCACTCTATTACGGAATGCTGTATTATAAAGTGCAGGTGACATGCAACCCTCATTTGACTGGTCCTTCGTGCTTGGAGTACAATCCCTCTCCCATGGAGGCACAGCTGGAGAAACTGTACATCTCCAGGAATGCTCACCTGATTCCCAGAGGTATGATGCTGGAGATGGGAGTGCTCCTCGATGAATGCATTCCCCGCTTCAACCAGAGCAATATTCGCAAAGCTAAAGGTCTTGAATTGTAG